A single Hylaeus volcanicus isolate JK05 unplaced genomic scaffold, UHH_iyHylVolc1.0_haploid 12221, whole genome shotgun sequence DNA region contains:
- the LOC128883324 gene encoding signal recognition particle receptor subunit alpha-like, giving the protein MIDSIYVFTKGGVILWSKNITKNFSATSLTIVNNLIQSVFLQEKFSTQGAYATYTINDFSVSCELLNSIQSVMICITSGTLERIFVHRFLEYFSKQFLENVSAVYSKQLNTAAVTSRGDAAETALQTGLWCLLKSEPLNSTLHYNVNHILNHLGAIIDLKPKNISSSEPNRGKKKDEENTILEEKCLAHDMKRKKKPTFCGPQKVTKKAMLHLDFSNKPEETNGNAKNAESNEIQAVSSSFLDSSSSDDQSETKSYFTTKFFSQMKDSIQQSFTGNKVLTKNDLTILLEEMKTKFLSRNVAADMVSQLIGSVEESLIETKTNSFQSVKTAVYDVFHATLERILSQQCIRDVLKEIAVAKEKGHVYSICFLGVNGVGKSTSLAKVAYYLKRKGNLKVMLAACDTFRAGAVEQLKTHTKNLGIHLFEQGYGKDAALLCSAALKYAQTNAYDVVLIDTAGRMQDNEPLMRSLSKLVAFNTPDLVLFVGEALAGNDSIHQLTKFNQCLIDYAPTNIQHPRGVDAIFLTKFDTVGTKVGTVLSLAYVSSCPIAFVGTGQRYTDIQKLKVHSVVTSLLSDI; this is encoded by the exons ATGATTGATTCCATTTACGTTTTTACTAAGGGTGGTGTAATTCTTTGGTcaaaaaatatcacaaaaaaTTTTAGCGCAACCTCGCTGACAATTGTTAATAATCTCATTCAAAGTGTGTTTTTACaa GAAAAGTTTTCTACACAAGGAGCCTATGCAACCTATACAATCAATGATTTTAGTGTATCATGTGAATTATTGAACTCTATTCAAAGTGTGATGATTTGCATAACAAGCGGAACACTAGAAAGAATTTTCGTGCATCGATTCCTAGAGTATTTTAGcaaacaatttttggaaaacgttTCTGCAGTGTACtctaaacaattaaatactgCAGCGGTCACTTCAAGAGGAGACGCTGCTGAAACCGCACTTCAAACAGGCCTGTGGTGTTTGTTGAAATCTGAACCCCTCAATTCAACTCTTCATTATAATGTTAATCATATATTGAATCATTTAGGAGCCATAATTGACTTGAAACCAAAAAACATCTCCTCTTCAG agcCTAATagaggaaaaaagaaggatGAGGAAAATACCATactagaagaaaaatgtttggcGCACGacatgaaaagaaaaaaa AAACCGACATTTTGTGGACCTCAAAAAGTCACAAAAAAAGCAATGCTTCATTTAGATTTCTCCAATAAGCCTGAGGAAACAAATGGAAATGCAAAGAATGCAGAATCTAATGAAATTCAAGCTGTTTCCTCATCTTTTTTGGATTCCTCCTCGTCGGATGATCAATCAG aaacaaaaagttatttcacCACAAAATTTTTCAGTCAAATGAAAGATTCCATTCAACAGTCTTTCACAGGAAACAAAGTGCTAACAAAAAACGATCTTACAATTCTtttagaagaaatgaaaactaaatttttaagTCGAAATGTTGCTGCAGATATGGTTTCTCAATTGATTGGTTCAGTGGAAGAATCTCTCATAGAGACGAAAACAAATAGTTTCCAATCTGTCAAAACCGCTGTTTATGACGTTTTTCATGCAACCCTTGAGCGAATTCTTTCTCAGCAATG TATAAGAGACGTCTTGAAAGAGATAGCAGTAGCAAAAGAAAAAGGTCACGTGTACTCTATCTGTTTTTTG GGAGTTAATGGTGTTGGGAAAAGCACAAGCCTGGCTAAAgttgcatattatttaaaacgc aaaggaaatttaaaagtgatgTTAGCTGCTTGCGATACGTTTCGTGCTGGTGCAGTAGAACAGTTGAAAACCCACACAAAAAATCTgggaattcatttatttgagCAAGGTTATGGGAAAGACGCAGCTTTACTGTGTAGTGCAGCATTGAAATACGCTCAAACTAATGCTTATGATGTGGTTTTAATTGATACTGCGGGAAGAATGCAAGACAATGAACCTCTGATGCGATCGCTTTCTAAACTAGTAGCTTTTAATACACCCGATCTCGTGCTATTTGTTGGAGAAGCTTTAGCGGGAAATGATTCTATACATCAATTAACCAAATTCAATCAATGCCTTATAGATTACGCTCCAACGAAT attcaacATCCTCGAGGAGTCGATGCTATATTTTTAACCAAATTTGATACCGTTGGTACAAAG GTTGGCACTGTTTTATCTTTAGCGTACGTCTCGAGTTGCCCCATTGCCTTTGTTGGAACTGGTCAGCGTTACACCGACATTCAGAAActtaaa GTGCATTCTGTGGTTACGTCTCTTTTAAGTGATATATAG
- the LOC128883327 gene encoding uncharacterized protein LOC128883327, with protein MSSSVFLTFNPDLQDISYTTELEAKNVDDDLEVESMPLQSDWTVWEQLESNTNKDYTDSTKPIYHFDSVMGFWRVWQALPQPSQLMRSHRMIRKNNDGEDQLVDALMIFRDNIKPMWEDPVNSNGGHYEIRYQLAKDEESQARVDEHWNNLVLGMIGSSIEPAGMITGVRLVDKLHTARGAFLRIEIWFTEMENPDAKKVLRQSIEEIMTTRHDSTIDPYAFQWVVKKHSRTGK; from the exons ATGAGTTCATCAGTCTTTTTAACATTCAATCCAGATCTTCAAGATATCAGTTACACAACTGAACTAGAGGCGAAAAATGTTGATGATGACTTGGAAGTCGAATCAATGCCCCTACAAAGTGATTGGACGGTGTGGGAACAGCTTGAAAGTAATACCAACAAGGATTACACAGATAGCACCAAACCTATATATCATTTTGACAGTGTCATG GGTTTTTGGCGTGTATGGCAAGCTTTACCTCAACCAAGCCAACTTATGAGAAGTCATCG TATGATACGAAAGAATAATGACGGAGAGGATCAATTAGTCGATGCTCTTATGATTTTCAG agatAATATTAAACCCATGTGGGAAGATCCAGTAAATTCAAATGGAGGTCATTATGAAATTCGTTATCAGTTAGCAAAAGATGAAGAATCCCAAGCTCGCGTCGATGAACATTGGAACAATTTAGTTTTAGGCATGATAGGTTCTTCTATTGAGCCGGCTGGTATGATAACCGGTGTACGATTGGTTGATAAACTCCATACAGCACGAGGAGCATTTCTTCGAATTGAAATCTGGTTCACAGAAATGGAGAATCCAG ATGCTAAAAAAGTTTTACGCCAAAGTATTGAAGAAATCATGACGACAAGACat GATTCCACTATTGATCCCTATGCCTTTCAATGGGTTGTGAAAAAACATAGTAGAACAGgcaaataa
- the LOC128883326 gene encoding uncharacterized protein LOC128883326 yields the protein MSHRCFTDSLKNTFVSAVGRNSHSFNSLNLFINGSMKNIIFPNYHLNLIKQWNVPYCRIRTFHFNKDIFKNTGVHFLKTYSTQNACRTNFGYRNKEAIQWLKKSIRNSKNAPFVSLALLSLPLGFLLVNWDLVKKRVGKQGADVVQESIKSKHLQSTAVTVSKLLLQELLQDEDLIQWTAKWVAQIARTSKKELLNILWDYFNSQEFWVLLYTLSERLITNLCNSLSIQQETAKLLIASLKRDEVKEAVFHWLSEFLQSEQVIKQAEILIDKVSRNSAVQNSTVQLSNHIVEEVLKDSSTLEASCEHVLNVVQMESVQNLLSSTFRSILKKALVPQWSTLLTSTVEPKPSNQNLTIDKSHNNNNSGIS from the exons ATGTCACACAGATGTTTTACagattcattaaaaaacaCTTTTGTTTCCGCAGTGGGCAGGAATTCCCACTCATTCAACTCtttaaatctatttattaatGGATCTATgaaaaacattatatttcCAAACTATCATTTGAATCTTATCAAACAATGGAATGTACCGTACTGTCGGATTCgtacttttcattttaataaagacattttcaaaaacacTGGtgtacattttcttaaaaCGTATTCAACTCAAAATGCATGTCGTACAAACTTTGGATACAGAAACAAAGAAGCAATACaatggttaaaaaaaa GTAtacgaaattctaaaaatgcCCCTTTTGTTTCCCTAGCACTTCTCAGCTTACCACTAGGATTTCTATTAGTGAATTGGGATCTTGTTAAAAAACGTGTAGGAAAACAGGGGGCAGACGTTGTTCAAGAAagtattaaaagtaaacatttaCAATCGACGGCTGTCACTGTTTCCAAATTATTACTTCAAGAACTTCTTCAAGATgaagat CTCATCCAATGGACTGCCAAGTGGGTCGCCCAGATCGCTCGAACTTCC aaaaaagaattattaaacattttatggGATTATTTCAATTCGCAAGAATTTTGGGTTTTATTATACACTTTAAGTGAAAGGCTTATAACAAATCTTTGTAACTCTTTGTCCATTCAGCAAGAAACCGCTAAACTTTTGATTGCCAGTTTAAAACG AGATGAAGTAAAAGAGGCTGTTTTCCATTGGTTATCGGAATTTTTGCAATCAGAGCAAGTTATCAAACAAgctgaaatattaat TGATAAAGTATCAAGAAATTCTGCAGTTCAAAACAGCACAGTACAGCTGTCCAACCATATAGTAGAAGAAGTCCTCAAAGATTCTTCTACTTTGGAAGCATCATGCGAGCATGTTTTAAAC gtCGTTCAAATGGAATccgtacaaaatttgttaagcTCAACGTTTCgctctattttaaaaaaagcacTCGTGCCTCAATGGTCCACATTATTAACATCCACTGTTGAGCCCAAACCCTCGAATCAAAATCTAACAATAGATAAATcacataataataacaattcaggtatttcataa
- the LOC128883325 gene encoding tRNA-dihydrouridine(20) synthase [NAD(P)+]-like isoform X2: protein MEAFQPLWIAGPMIKVSYLPFRLTCLDYGADLIYTNEIMAENLCLASRNVNALTNTIDFVIPNDKTSIFSTSPEERHKVVVQLGVSNASVALKSSLIVSQDTDYIDINMGCPKRFSMSKGMGASLLNEPERAFDILKVLRRNLPEKVKISCKIRLKSSLEQTIAFVQGCERSGVSSITIHARSIEDRPAKPAQWNTFSAIQASTTIPIYMNGDLLNSTSIYQFHKQYLTSPHDNSNPLCDSKAKFVNTFPQGIMFARGALMNPSIFSLKKHFQSVTHFSLQERRSLHSPIQCILKLLKHALDTNTPFQCLKWLLLQMVSDDPSLIFLSDTIKRTSHCTRFQSHVESLAQSFEK from the exons ATGGAAGCATTTCAGCCACTTTGGATTGCCGGACCTATGATCAAAGTATCGTATCTACCTTTCCGTTTAACCTGTTTAGACTATGGAGCAG ATCTTATATACACGAATGAAATTATGGCCGAGAACTTATGCTTAGCTTCGCGCAATGTGAATGCTTTAACCAATACCATTG aTTTTGTAATTCCGAATGATAAAACCAGTATTTTTTCAACATCTCCAGAAGAACGGCATAAAGTTGTTGTTCAATTAG GTGTTTCGAACGCTAGCGTTGCGTTGAAAAGCTCTTTGATTGTATCACAAGATACGGATTATATTGATATCAATATGGGATGTCCTAAACGTTTTTC CATGAGTAAAGGAATGGGTGCATCGCTTTTAAATGAACCAGAAAGAGCTTTTGACATTCTTAAAGTTTTACGCCGTAATCTTCCTGAGAAAGTGAAAATATCTTGTAAAATACGATTGAAATCTTCACTTGAACAA ACTATTGCTTTCGTTCAAGGTTGCGAAAGGTCAGGAGTTAGCTCTATTACCATTCATGCAAGATCTATAGAAGACCGTCCTGCTAAACCAGCTCAATGGAATACATTTTCG GCTATTCAAGCTTCCACGACAATACCTATTTATATGAATGGTGACCTTCTTAACTCTACttcaatttatcaatttcacaAACAATACCTTACCTCGCCACACGATAACTCGAATCCACTGTGCGACTCTAAAGCCAAATTCGTTAATACTTTTCCACAAGGCATCATGTTTG CACGTGGTGCTTTAATGAATCCCTCAATTTTCTCCCTCAAAAAGCACTTTCAATCCGTAACCCATTTCTCCTTACAAGAACGTAGATCATTACATTCGCCAATccaatgtattttaaaattactaaaacaT gCTCTGGATACAAATACACCTTTTCAATGTTTAAAATGGCTCCTTTTACAAATGGTATCAGATGACCCTTCACTCATTTTTCTTTCCGATACAATAAAACGAACTTCG CATTGCACTCGGTTTCAATCCCACGTAGAATCTCTTGCCcaatcttttgaaaaataa
- the LOC128883325 gene encoding tRNA-dihydrouridine(20) synthase [NAD(P)+]-like isoform X1, whose protein sequence is MEAFQPLWIAGPMIKVSYLPFRLTCLDYGADLIYTNEIMAENLCLASRNVNALTNTIDFVIPNDKTSIFSTSPEERHKVVVQLGVSNASVALKSSLIVSQDTDYIDINMGCPKRFSMSKGMGASLLNEPERAFDILKVLRRNLPEKVKISCKIRLKSSLEQTIAFVQGCERSGVSSITIHARSIEDRPAKPAQWNTFSAIQASTTIPIYMNGDLLNSTSIYQFHKQYLTSPHDNSNPLCDSKAKFVNTFPQGIMFGQLVLFFLNATTIFFFFSARGALMNPSIFSLKKHFQSVTHFSLQERRSLHSPIQCILKLLKHALDTNTPFQCLKWLLLQMVSDDPSLIFLSDTIKRTSHCTRFQSHVESLAQSFEK, encoded by the exons ATGGAAGCATTTCAGCCACTTTGGATTGCCGGACCTATGATCAAAGTATCGTATCTACCTTTCCGTTTAACCTGTTTAGACTATGGAGCAG ATCTTATATACACGAATGAAATTATGGCCGAGAACTTATGCTTAGCTTCGCGCAATGTGAATGCTTTAACCAATACCATTG aTTTTGTAATTCCGAATGATAAAACCAGTATTTTTTCAACATCTCCAGAAGAACGGCATAAAGTTGTTGTTCAATTAG GTGTTTCGAACGCTAGCGTTGCGTTGAAAAGCTCTTTGATTGTATCACAAGATACGGATTATATTGATATCAATATGGGATGTCCTAAACGTTTTTC CATGAGTAAAGGAATGGGTGCATCGCTTTTAAATGAACCAGAAAGAGCTTTTGACATTCTTAAAGTTTTACGCCGTAATCTTCCTGAGAAAGTGAAAATATCTTGTAAAATACGATTGAAATCTTCACTTGAACAA ACTATTGCTTTCGTTCAAGGTTGCGAAAGGTCAGGAGTTAGCTCTATTACCATTCATGCAAGATCTATAGAAGACCGTCCTGCTAAACCAGCTCAATGGAATACATTTTCG GCTATTCAAGCTTCCACGACAATACCTATTTATATGAATGGTGACCTTCTTAACTCTACttcaatttatcaatttcacaAACAATACCTTACCTCGCCACACGATAACTCGAATCCACTGTGCGACTCTAAAGCCAAATTCGTTAATACTTTTCCACAAGGCATCATGTTTGGTCaacttgttcttttttttttaaacgccacaactatattttttttcttctcagCACGTGGTGCTTTAATGAATCCCTCAATTTTCTCCCTCAAAAAGCACTTTCAATCCGTAACCCATTTCTCCTTACAAGAACGTAGATCATTACATTCGCCAATccaatgtattttaaaattactaaaacaT gCTCTGGATACAAATACACCTTTTCAATGTTTAAAATGGCTCCTTTTACAAATGGTATCAGATGACCCTTCACTCATTTTTCTTTCCGATACAATAAAACGAACTTCG CATTGCACTCGGTTTCAATCCCACGTAGAATCTCTTGCCcaatcttttgaaaaataa
- the LOC128883325 gene encoding tRNA-dihydrouridine(20) synthase [NAD(P)+]-like isoform X3, giving the protein MKISSKGVSNASVALKSSLIVSQDTDYIDINMGCPKRFSMSKGMGASLLNEPERAFDILKVLRRNLPEKVKISCKIRLKSSLEQTIAFVQGCERSGVSSITIHARSIEDRPAKPAQWNTFSAIQASTTIPIYMNGDLLNSTSIYQFHKQYLTSPHDNSNPLCDSKAKFVNTFPQGIMFGQLVLFFLNATTIFFFFSARGALMNPSIFSLKKHFQSVTHFSLQERRSLHSPIQCILKLLKHALDTNTPFQCLKWLLLQMVSDDPSLIFLSDTIKRTSHCTRFQSHVESLAQSFEK; this is encoded by the exons ATGAAAATCTCTTCGAAAGGTGTTTCGAACGCTAGCGTTGCGTTGAAAAGCTCTTTGATTGTATCACAAGATACGGATTATATTGATATCAATATGGGATGTCCTAAACGTTTTTC CATGAGTAAAGGAATGGGTGCATCGCTTTTAAATGAACCAGAAAGAGCTTTTGACATTCTTAAAGTTTTACGCCGTAATCTTCCTGAGAAAGTGAAAATATCTTGTAAAATACGATTGAAATCTTCACTTGAACAA ACTATTGCTTTCGTTCAAGGTTGCGAAAGGTCAGGAGTTAGCTCTATTACCATTCATGCAAGATCTATAGAAGACCGTCCTGCTAAACCAGCTCAATGGAATACATTTTCG GCTATTCAAGCTTCCACGACAATACCTATTTATATGAATGGTGACCTTCTTAACTCTACttcaatttatcaatttcacaAACAATACCTTACCTCGCCACACGATAACTCGAATCCACTGTGCGACTCTAAAGCCAAATTCGTTAATACTTTTCCACAAGGCATCATGTTTGGTCaacttgttcttttttttttaaacgccacaactatattttttttcttctcagCACGTGGTGCTTTAATGAATCCCTCAATTTTCTCCCTCAAAAAGCACTTTCAATCCGTAACCCATTTCTCCTTACAAGAACGTAGATCATTACATTCGCCAATccaatgtattttaaaattactaaaacaT gCTCTGGATACAAATACACCTTTTCAATGTTTAAAATGGCTCCTTTTACAAATGGTATCAGATGACCCTTCACTCATTTTTCTTTCCGATACAATAAAACGAACTTCG CATTGCACTCGGTTTCAATCCCACGTAGAATCTCTTGCCcaatcttttgaaaaataa
- the LOC128883323 gene encoding uncharacterized protein LOC128883323, with translation MKDITILWDQAIKEWPKLVYDVMTVCSCLMSFCCENVWKKDKKHALMGNACDFLKGKMMTDTAQYFIGKIGWSLSCLSDTSVEFHETILENITVLKISLRVLTCTLLLSYESLDSETLNERLLLVMETCMNYCFKKNATYVAWCTDWFQCIEASMNYMYLFHFVQEPEEDHSKTLSSCLFLLTHFFSLHTKWIQNETLCLTDCVFLPHCIEYLSYCLTYFLQDTGQLFLQSILAALQECFLNIQAAINFCQKLDLMQTKLWIQAFTKLCTCIQKCWETKFHNFFDSIHENDIVNEQHSKICLALTRLYSLLVHAAKHWTDFQHIQKSLWALLFCIRYPLFKWPFLQDSSLMFQLTHCKKLEQLEKQQLCLQPMDSTDTFQYTMTLRKKCLDSLFESFESIENKNHDISSNSFKALATCLFLFLGQDIAKEILTCPNIVVGALKQTMDQRTCRFNHDITWEQLLRHLYVWFLVLKEFQSNSADSAELSQYHASLFLHIPFSSLNVSECWFNQLRDSLCQVPSLYSSWDNIVQFHEQVSITRDDITCLIAQPNNLLQALIDLLSLLVLLEDEIPNCFSCEKKEPQSAKGLQACQWKISETCDQFLSSFKTFPLTCYRENNPPLFKNQNWVSWNMPSIIQDGSTQIENFWNEDSSRYLEHIPNFFKESSETWHQVWIFSIQLLYVVAQMFPIALRMYACSLQSVWMTTKHVKALHDIFQKIISPSLILRDAASICALEKIGTTNVKASVQFNKKLRQLCLTFINNTREILVTFTVHFPDIYPLRCVDFKYNKSVAVPKPKLERWLLMAKQILMGGRISKPTSPESSHQSCSQFDLRHLSFKQYAHEPHTICLLSCITFIKDNFAAFVLGLEDCFICYSIVHHRTRGIPKSQCVTCKYKFHAECVQKWFETSLKNNCPLCQSPFS, from the exons atgaaagacATAACAATTTTATGGGATCAAGCTATTAAAGAGTGGCCGAAACTTGTTTATGATGTTATGACAGTATGCTCTTGTTTAATGTCTTTTTGTTGTGAAAATGTGTGGAAAAAGGACAAAAAACACGCGTTAATGGGGAATGCATGTGATTTTCTGAAAGGAAAAATGATGACGGACACAGCTCagtattttattggaaaaattggTTGGAGTTTGTCTTGTTTATCAGATACAAGTGTGGAATTTcatgaaacaattttagaaaacataactgttttaaaaatatctttaagaGTCTTAACATGTACTCTTCTACTATCATATGAGTCTTTGGATAGTGAAACATTAAATGAAAGGCTTCTTTTAGTCATGGAAACGTGCATGAAttattgctttaaaaaaaatgcgacATACGTTGCATGGTGTACAGATTGGTTTCAATGTATTGAAGCTTCAatgaattatatgtatttgtttcattttgttcaAGAACCGGAAGAAGATCACTCGAAAACTTTATCCAGTTGCCTTTTCCttttaacacattttttttctttacatacaAAATGGATTCAAAATGAGACGCTTTGTTTAACGGACTGCGTTTTCTTACCACATTGTATTGAATATCTCTCCTATTGCCttacttattttttacaaGATACTGGTCAACTGTTTTTACAAAGTATTTTAGCGGCGTTACaagaatgttttttaaatatacaagcGGCCATCAATTTTTGTCAAAAGTTGGACTTGATGCAAACAAAACTATGGATTCAAGCTTTCACAAAGTTATGTACTTGTATTCAAAAATGTTgggaaacgaaatttcataatttctttgaCTCAATTCATGAAAATGATATCGTCAATGAACAACACAGCAAGATATGTTTAGCCTTAACAAGATTGTATTCTTTATTGGTGCATGCCGCTAAACATTGGACAGACTTTCAACATATtcaa AAAAGTTTATGGGCTCTTCTCTTTTGTATACGTTACCCTTTGTTTAAATGGCCTTTTTTACAAGATTCATCTTTAATGTTTCAGTTGACCCATTGTAAAAAATTGGAACAACTAGAGAAACAACAATTGTGTTTACAACCAATGGATTCCACGGATACTTTTCAATATACCATGACATTGAGGAAAAAATGTCTTGATTCTCTTTTTGAGTCTTTTGAATCCATAGAGAACAAAAATCACGACATTTCAAGCAATTCTTTTAAAGCGTTAGCTacatgtttgtttcttttcttggGACAGGATATCGCAAAAGAAATTCTAACATGTCCCAACATAGTAGTTGGtgcattaaaacaaacaatgGATCAAAGAACTTGTCGTTTTAATCATGACATTACATGGGAGCAACTCTTACGACATTTATATGTTTGGTTTCTggttttaaaagaatttcagTCAAATTCCGCTGACTCGGCGGAACTATCTCAATACCATGCAtctctttttttacatattccaTTTTCGTCTCTAAATGTTTCTGAATGCTGGTTTAATCAATTACGTGATTCTTTATGTCAAGTACCGTCTTTATATTCTTCTTGGGATAACATTGTACAATTTCATGAACAAGTATCCATTACAAGGGATGACATTACTTGTTTAATAGCACaaccaaataatttattacaagcGTTGATTGATCTTCTTTCTTTACTGGTTCTACTTGAAGATGAAATTCCAAATTGTTTTTCATGTGAAAAAAAAGAGCCACAAAGTGCAAAAGGTTTACAAGCTTGTCAATGGAAAATAAGCGAAACATgtgatcaatttttatcgtcttttaaaacatttccTTTAACTTGTTATCGTGAAAACAATCCAccattgtttaaaaatcaaaattgggTTTCATGGAATATGCCATCCATCATTCAAGACGGATCAACACAAATAGAGAATTTTTGGAATGAAGATTCATCACGTTATTTGGAGCACataccaaatttttttaaagaatcttCTGAAACATGGCATCAAGTATGGattttttctattcaattaTTGTATGTTGTAGCACAAATGTTCCCTATAGCTTTAAGAATGTATGCATGTTCTTTACAAAGTGTTTGGATGACAACAAAACATGTTAAAGCGTTACatgacatttttcaaaaaatcattaGCCCTTCTTTAATCCTACGTGATGCGGCTTCTATTTGTGCTTTAGAAAAAATTGGGACAACCAATGTTAAAGCTTCCGttcaatttaacaaaaaattacgtcaactttgtttaacatttattaataatacacgAGAAATTCTTGTCACATTTACTGTTCATTTTCCTGATATTTATCCTTTACGCTGTGTcgatttcaaatataataaatccgTTGCAGTACCTAAACCTAAATTAGAAAGATGGTTACTTAtggccaaacaaattttaatgggAGGAAGAATTTCCAAGCCAACTTCACCAGAATCGTCCCACCAATCTTGTTCACAATTCGACTTGCGCCATCTTTCTTTCAAACAATATGCACATGAACCACACACCATTTGTCTCTTATCCTGTATCACTTTTATTAAAGACAATTTTGCTGCCTTCGTTTTAGGTCTTGAAGATTGCTTCATTTGTTATTCTATTGTCCATCATAGAACACGTGGTATACCTAAAAGCCAATGTGTTActtgcaaatataaatttcatgcTGAATGTGTTCAAAA ATGGTTTGAAacgtctttaaaaaataattgtcctTTATGCCAATCACCTTTTTCTTAA